The Bacillota bacterium genomic interval GTACGTGTTGGACGCACCCGCCCAGCCGTATTCCCCCACCGAGCCGGGCAAGCCCCACCGGTCGAGGTCCATCACGACCCGCACGCCGAAGCCGAAGCCGCAGCCGGCGGTGTAGCGGGCCACGTGCGGCCAGGGCAGGCGGTACGGCAGCAGGTCGGGCGGCAGCTGGTTGCGCACCATCATGCGCACGGTTTCGGCACGCAGCAGTGACTGGTTCTGCCAGCGGCCTTCGTCGAGCAGCATCTGCGCGAAGCGGAAGTAGTCGGTGATGGTGGAAACGAGCCCTGTGCTGCCGGATTCAAGCGTGGGGCCGAGCGAGCGCGCGTCGCTTTCCGCGCCCCTGTATGCCGTCGCAAGTTCGCCCCCCGCAACCTGGGCATTGGAGGCGGCGCGCGCGTCCGCGGGCGCTGCGCCGGCGGCCGCTGCGGTGGCCGGCGTCACGTTCGTGTGCTTCAGCGGCCGCAGGCCGCCGGCGGTCGCCGTGTACAGGGTCGCCAGCCGGTCGCGCTTTTCCGGCGGCACCACGTAAGACGTGTCGTGCATGCCCAGCGGCAGGAAGAGCCGCTCGCGCAAGAACCGGCCGAAGCTCATCCCGGAGGCCACTTCCACCACGCGCGCCAGCACGTCCGTGCTGACCCCGTAGCGCCACTGCTCCCCCGGATGAAACAGCAGAGGAATCTCCGCCAGCCGCTCGCACATTTCCGCCAGCGTCAGCCGCTCGTCGCCGATGCGGGCGTTCCGGTACGCAGCGGCCAGGGGCTCGTCGCTGCGCATCGCGGTGCCGGCGACGCCTGAGGTGTGCGTCAGCAGGTGCCGCACCGTTAGGGAGCGGCGCGGCGGCTCGGTCACGATGCGGCCGCCCTGCAGCCCGGCGAAGACGCGGACGTCGCGGAAAGCGGGGATGTAGTCGGACACGGGGTCATCGAGCGCGACGGCGCCTTGTTCGACGAGCATCAGCGCCGCGACGCTGGTTATGGGCTTGGTGAGGGAGAAAATGCGAAACAGCGTGTCGGAGGCCAGCGGCTTCTTCGTGTCGAGATCCGCCCAGCCCACCGCCAGCCGCTGCACGATCTGCCCGTAGCGGGCTACCAGCGCGGCGGCGCCGGCGATGTGGCCACCCTCGACGTAACGGATGAGGAGCTCCCGGATGCCCTTCATTGCGCCCGAGTCGAAGCCCAGCGCTTCCGGCGCCGCGTCGATTGACAGGAAGACGGGAATGTCTCTCGTAGTCATGCCGGCAGCTCCTCCGTCCGCGCCGCCGCGAACTGCCGCTCCACGAAACGGCGAGACAGCCCGCCGCGGGCTATCAGTTCCTCGTGCGTGCTCATTTCCACGATAAGCCCTTCGTCCAGCACCGCGATCTTGTCGGCGTTGCGTATTGTCGAACGTGGATGCGCGATGACGATGTCCGTCTTGCCCTTCATCAGCTTCTCCGCGTACGTCTGCGAGCGGCGGGTTCAGAAAGCTTCTGCCGGTACGACGACCATGTGGACTTTGCAGGGCCGCGGAAAGCCGCGCAAGCGGCTGAGCAAGGCCATGCGCATCACCTGGGGCCATTGTACCGAAAAGGACAGGGAAAATCATCCGGCGCAGGGGGGCAGCGGCGGCGGAGGAATCGGTTGCGAGCGTTGCGAAGTCTGACACCACGCGGCGGCGTTGACATACCGTGACAACGCGCCGGCGGATGCGGGCGCGGCCTGCGGCCGCGGGCGCGCCGCGACAGGGGGTGGCGTCGTGCGCGAACCGATCGGAAAAGGTCTGGCCATCGCCGGCATCGCCTTGATCGTGTTGTTCGTGCTGTTCGTCGTCAACCAGACGGCGCAGGTGGTGGCGCTGGCGGATCGGCTGTCGCCGGTGTTCGGCCAGATCGTCCTGTGGTTTCTCGTGGGGTTGTATGCGCTGGGCACCGGCGCGCTGGCGTGGTCGTTCTTGCGCCTGCCCAAGCCGCTGCGGCCGCCCAAGAGCCGCGACGATCCCGAGTATCCCCGCTATTTGCAGCGGCTGAAGGCGCGCCTGGCGCGCAACCCGTACGTCGCTGGCATGCCGCTGGAGACCGAGGAGGACATCGCCGCGGCGCTGACCTTGTTGGGCAAGCGGGCCGACGACGCGACCCGAACGGCGGCGCTGCAGGTTTTCCTGACGACGGCCATCTCGCAAAACGGCAGCCTCGACGCGGTGGCGGTGCTGGCGGCGCAGTCGCGCCTTGTGCTGCAAATCGCCCGCATTTACAACCAACGCCCATCGCTGCGGGAGCTCGCGTGGCTGTACGGCCAGGTGGCGCTGGCGGCGCTGCTGGCGCGGCAGATTGACGACGTGGACTTGACGGAAACGCTGCAGCCCCTCGTGACCTCCATTATGACGTCCGCGGCAGGCGCCGTGCCGGGCCTGGAGGCGGCGACGACGGTCTTCGTCCAGTCGGTGCTGACCGGCAGCGCCAACGCGTACGTGACGCTGCGGGTCGGTGTCATCGCCAAGCGCTGCTGCGGCAGCCTGACGCTGGCGGATCCGGCCGCCGTGCGCAAAGCGGCTTTCGTCGAGGCGCTGCAGATGATGCCGTCGGTGGTGCAGCAAGGCGCCAAGACGGTCGGAGGCGTCATCACGGGCGCGATGACGCGCCTGGTGTTGGATTCGGTGAAGCGGGCCGGAACGGCCACGGTGAAGACGACGTCGCAAGTGACGAAGCAGATCGCGCAGGGGGCGCGCGAGGTGGCCGCCACCAGCGTGGACACGGTGAGGAAGTTGGCGAAGAGGCTGACGCCGGGGCGCCGCGCCCGGGAGGGCGGGCCGGAGCCGCAGCCGGCGAATCCGGAGGCCTCGCGGTGACGCAGCAGGAGGGGAAGAAGCGCCGGGGAAGCGGCCGCTTCCGGGAGGGACAGGATGACGCGCCGGACAAGCTGCCTTCGCCGGAGGAGCTGTACGAGCGGTACGAGCGGTTCGCCCGGCTGTACTTCGACAACCAGCTGCCGCCGCGCGAGCAAGTGACCATCGAGTGGAGCCGGCGCATGACCAGCGCGGCGGGGCGGTGCTACCCGAAGCGGCGCATTATCCGGCTCTCGGTGCCTTATCACCTGGCGTTTCCCGAGGACGTGGACGTGACGCTGCTGCACGAGATGATTCACCTGCTGGTGCCTAACCACGGGCCGGCGTTCCGGCAATGGCTGCAGCGCATCCGGGAGCGGGGCGGCGAGGTGCACCGCTACGCCAAAGCCCGGGCGACGCCCGCCCGGTACCGGTGGGAGTATTGGTGCCCGCGGTGCGGCGCGAAGAGGCGGACGAAGCGGCGGCTGAACCACGGCGGGAAGCACTACCGGTGCCGGCGGTGCGGGGTGCGGGTGAAGGAGCGGCGGCTGTAACGCGCCTGCCGGCCGCCGGCGCTACGCAGGAGCAGCGGGTGCGCGGTCGGCAAGGGCGACGTCGCAAGCCGAGCGAGACATCGAAGGAAAAATGTGAATGGGGTGGAGCCAGTGAAGCGCGTGCGCATCGGTCAGGCGGCGGTGACGGCTCTGGCGCTGGCGGCGGTGCTTCTGATGAGCACGGCGGCGTTGGCGCAGGCGCCAGACGTGGCGACGCTGGTGGTGACGGGCCGGGCGGAAGTGCGGGTGGAGCCGGATATGGCCGTGTTTACCGTCGGCGTCGAGACGCGGGCGTCTACCGCGGAGGAAGCCCGGGCGGCCAACGCGGAGGCAATGAACGCCATTCGCGACAAGCTGCTGCTCTCGGGCGCCGAGGAGCGGCACCTGAAGACGCGGCATTTCCACGTCAGTCCTGAATACCGGTACAACCCGTCGGACGGCAGCCGCACGTTCGTGGGCTACGTGGTGAGCCACACGCTGGAAGTGACGGTGACGGACTTGGACAACCTGGGCCCCTGGCTGGACGCGGCCATTGCGGCCGGCGCGACGCAAGTTTCCGGGCCCATCTTCGTCTTGAGCAATCCGGACGAGGCCGTGGAGCGGGCGTTGACGGAAGCGGTGCGCAACGCGCGGGCCAAGGCGGAGGCGCTGGCTCGGGCGGCGGGCGTGTTCCTGAAGCGCATCGTGAACATCAGCGAAAGCGTCAGCACCCCCGTGGGCGCCATGTTGCGCTCGGTGGCCGCCGACATGGCGGAGTTCGCGGCGACGCCCGTCTCGCCCGGCGAGGTCTCCGTGACGGCTACGGTGATCATCACGTACGAGATCTAGCCGGGAAAGGCAGCGCTTGACGTTGGCTGGTACGAAAGGCATGGCCACTAGCAACAGAAACCCGGCCAGCAGCACGAAAACGATGGACCGTGGCACGAAAAGCATGGTGGCTGGCGCGAAAAGCACGGTCCGGTGGTGAGAAAACGCAGGCTTGCGCAGTCGGCGCCGCGTTGCGCCTCGGTCCCAACCTGGTCCGCGTCCGGGTGAGCAACGTGCAGGTGCTCTTCGGCCAGGGCGAGGGCAAGAGCATGCGCTTCGGCGTGGATATGGGCCTCGTTTTCTAGGACCAGCGTCGTAGTCTTACTCCGTGGGACGGCCACAGTCTTGGGGACGGCACGCCGGTCGAGCGGTGAGCCGTCCTCAAGGTTTTTCAAGACGGATCCTCTGCTGTACCTCGTCGAGGGTGTGGCGCCTTTTGTGCGTCTGGAGGCAGAGAAGCGGACGCCTGTGCGGCAGCACCGTTGACGGCAAGCGCCGGTTAGCCGAGGGACACTGCCGCCACGCGCGGCAAGAGTTCCGCTGTTTCTTCCGCCGTCACGGAACCGGTCGAAAAACGCCGGGCCTTGGCCGTGGCGACAGCGACGCCGAGCCGCACAGCCTCGCGCAGCTCCAACCCCCGGGTCCAGCCGACCGCGATGCCGGCCACGAGAGCGTCGCCGCAGCTGATGGTGTTGACGGCCTGGATAGGGGGCGGTACGACCGCGTACACGCCACTCTCCTCGGCCACCACCGCGCCCAGCCGCCCCAGCGAAGCCACCACCCGGGTGCCGAAGCGCCGGTGTACCTCTTGGGCCACAGCGGCGGCCCACCGGCGCACGTCCTCCCCGTCGCCGCGGCCGGACGCCGCCGTGAAGCGCGTTTCGGGAAAGGCACCGGTGATCTCGAGCCGGCGGGCCAGCTCCCGTAGTTCGTCCCAATTGGGTTTGATGAGGGTCGGCCCGGCCTCAAGCCCCAGCGCCAGCGGCTCGCCCGCGGTGTCCAGGATGACCGGCACCTGCTGGGCGCGCGCCAGCGCGACCAGCTCCCGGTAGGTGTCGCTCTCCAGGCCCGGCGGCAGGCTTCCCGACATGACCACGACCTGGGCCCGCGCCGCCAGCTGCCGGAGCTTTTCCGCCACCGCGTGGCGGGTCCCCGGCGGCACGCGCGGCCCCGGCTCACGGATTTGGGTCAGCGTATTGCCGTCAGGATCGTAGATGATGTGGCAGCTGCGGGATTCGCCTTCGATCCAGACAAAGTCGTGGGCGATGCCCCTTGCCGCGAGCAGGTCGAGAACGTGCCGCCCGGTATGGCCGCCCAGGATACCGGTGGCCAGCGCCTCCGCCCCCAGCGAACGAGCAAAAGAGGCGACGTTGAGGCCTTTGCCGCCCGGCGAGCACTCCACGTGGGCGGCCACCACATCCCGGCCCACGGCGAAGCCGGGCACCGAGTACGTCTTATCCAAGGACGCGTTCAGGGTGACAGTCAGGATCACGGCATCACCCCCGGCGCTTACGCGCACACGACGTCGATGCCCAGCCGGCGCAGCTCCTCAAGAAACAGCGCCGGCGCGCCGGTATCGGTGATAAAGCGGCGGACGCGGGACAGCGGGCCGATGTAGGCGGGCGTTACCTTTTCCACCTTGCTGTGGTCCGCGACGACCCACACCTCGCGGGCCTGCTCCATGAGCACCCGGTTGGTGTAGGCTTCGCTGATGTGGTACGTGGTCAATCCCTGATCGAGGGAGATACCGTCGACCCCGATGATCGCCACATCCACGTACAGTTCCCGGAAGGTGCGTTCCGCCACGTGGCCCACCAGCTCCAGCGAGCGGCCGCGCAGAGTGCCTCCGGTGACGATGACCTCGGTTTCCTCCGACGTGACCAGCTCCAGCGCGATGTTTAGCGCGTTGGTGGGTCGTGTCCCGTCAAGTGTGTAAACGGCAGTTCCCTTCGAGAACAGGCTCGTTTGCGAGCTCAGGCGTCGAGAACCAGGGCTGCCTCAGTCTCAGACCGCGTCACGGCCAGTTTGGCCATCGACTGCATGCTCAGATACCGCCGCTGCACCCGCCACTCGTCCTCCTGCTCCTGCAGGACGGCGCCGATCAGCCGTAGGGCTGCCGCTGCGTTGGGAAAGATGCCGACCACATCGACACGCCGGCCAATCTCCCGCATCAGGCGCTCCAGCGGGTTTGTGGAGTGGATCTTCTGCCAGTGCTCCCTTGGAAACGCCATGTAGGCGAGAACATCGTCAGCGGCCTCGGTCAGCAGAGCAGCTACC includes:
- a CDS encoding serine hydrolase; amino-acid sequence: MTTRDIPVFLSIDAAPEALGFDSGAMKGIRELLIRYVEGGHIAGAAALVARYGQIVQRLAVGWADLDTKKPLASDTLFRIFSLTKPITSVAALMLVEQGAVALDDPVSDYIPAFRDVRVFAGLQGGRIVTEPPRRSLTVRHLLTHTSGVAGTAMRSDEPLAAAYRNARIGDERLTLAEMCERLAEIPLLFHPGEQWRYGVSTDVLARVVEVASGMSFGRFLRERLFLPLGMHDTSYVVPPEKRDRLATLYTATAGGLRPLKHTNVTPATAAAAGAAPADARAASNAQVAGGELATAYRGAESDARSLGPTLESGSTGLVSTITDYFRFAQMLLDEGRWQNQSLLRAETVRMMVRNQLPPDLLPYRLPWPHVARYTAGCGFGFGVRVVMDLDRWGLPGSVGEYGWAGASNTYLWIDPVKKIVALLFAQVFPFMHTDLDRQFKRLVYAALMD
- a CDS encoding 1-phosphofructokinase, whose translation is MRVSAGGDAVILTVTLNASLDKTYSVPGFAVGRDVVAAHVECSPGGKGLNVASFARSLGAEALATGILGGHTGRHVLDLLAARGIAHDFVWIEGESRSCHIIYDPDGNTLTQIREPGPRVPPGTRHAVAEKLRQLAARAQVVVMSGSLPPGLESDTYRELVALARAQQVPVILDTAGEPLALGLEAGPTLIKPNWDELRELARRLEITGAFPETRFTAASGRGDGEDVRRWAAAVAQEVHRRFGTRVVASLGRLGAVVAEESGVYAVVPPPIQAVNTISCGDALVAGIAVGWTRGLELREAVRLGVAVATAKARRFSTGSVTAEETAELLPRVAAVSLG
- a CDS encoding IS256 family transposase; the encoded protein is VAALLTEAADDVLAYMAFPREHWQKIHSTNPLERLMREIGRRVDVVGIFPNAAAALRLIGAVLQEQEDEWRVQRRYLSMQSMAKLAVTRSETEAALVLDA